Proteins encoded within one genomic window of Guyparkeria hydrothermalis:
- a CDS encoding ABC transporter ATP-binding protein translates to MSESLSLVDLTVRFGEATAVDNVNLRLPTGVIGCLLGPSGCGKTSILRTVAGFESPSAGVVRLHGDTVAGAGWGHPPEQRRVGMIFQDLALFPHLTVADNIGFGLPKKPAEARRRRIEELLDLVGLPGMGKRYPHHMSGGQQQRVAIARALAPRPDILLLDEPFSSLDVELRETLPRELRDILREAETTALLVTHDQTEAFAMADIVGVMQAGRLHQWDTAYNLYHRPETPFVADFIGQGTRIAGTIVGPGRVKTELGLLEGQVSHEYPPGTDVDVLVRPDDVIIDADGPGVAEIEERVFRGANFLYTLSLPGGTRLLSLAPSHDHYAPGVRVSLRPAFTHLVLFPRGDVSTHADSDDD, encoded by the coding sequence GTGAGCGAGAGCCTGAGCCTGGTCGACCTGACGGTCCGTTTCGGCGAGGCGACCGCCGTCGACAACGTCAACCTGCGCCTGCCGACCGGCGTGATCGGTTGCCTGCTCGGCCCGTCGGGCTGCGGCAAGACCTCGATCCTGCGCACCGTCGCCGGCTTCGAGTCGCCCAGTGCCGGCGTGGTGCGCCTGCACGGCGACACGGTGGCGGGCGCCGGCTGGGGGCACCCGCCTGAGCAGCGTCGCGTCGGCATGATCTTCCAGGATCTGGCGCTATTCCCGCATCTGACGGTGGCCGACAACATCGGCTTCGGCCTGCCGAAAAAACCGGCCGAGGCCCGCCGCCGGCGTATTGAGGAACTGTTGGATCTCGTGGGCCTGCCGGGCATGGGCAAGCGCTACCCACACCATATGTCCGGCGGCCAGCAGCAACGCGTGGCCATCGCCCGTGCGCTCGCCCCTCGGCCCGACATCCTGCTGCTCGACGAGCCGTTCTCCAGCCTCGACGTCGAGCTGCGTGAGACCCTGCCGCGCGAGCTGCGCGACATCCTGCGCGAGGCGGAAACCACCGCCCTGTTGGTCACCCACGACCAAACGGAAGCATTCGCCATGGCGGATATCGTCGGGGTGATGCAGGCCGGCCGCCTCCACCAGTGGGACACCGCCTACAACCTCTACCACCGCCCGGAGACCCCGTTCGTGGCCGACTTCATCGGCCAGGGCACCCGGATCGCCGGCACGATCGTCGGCCCCGGCCGGGTGAAGACCGAGCTGGGCCTGCTCGAGGGTCAAGTCTCGCACGAGTATCCGCCGGGCACCGACGTCGACGTGCTGGTCCGACCCGACGACGTGATCATCGATGCCGACGGCCCGGGCGTGGCCGAGATCGAGGAACGCGTCTTCCGCGGTGCGAACTTCCTCTACACGCTGTCGCTGCCCGGCGGCACCCGGCTACTCAGTCTCGCCCCCAGTCACGACCACTACGCCCCCGGCGTGCGCGTGAGCCTGCGTCCGGCATTCACCCACCTGGTGCTGTTCCCGCGCGGGGACGTCTCGACTCATGCCGATTCGGACGACGACTGA
- a CDS encoding ABC transporter permease: MIDKPLARHRAGGFSAWKTGMILITALLAVPLAVIVASVFWPDKSTWSHLADTVLADYVINSALLAIGVGLGTFVLGTGTAWLLSVCEFPGRRVFEWALLLPLAMPAYIIAYTYTGLLDVAGPVQSGLRALTGWSVGDYPFPEVRSLGGAIVMLTLVLYPYVYMLSRAAFLEQSASALNVARSLGLNPWQMFRRVALPLARPSIVAGLSLAVMETLADYGTVQYFGIPTLTTGIFRTWFGLDDTIAAAQLSALLLTFVFTVIIIERLSRRQARYHHHGNWQARPSFQLRGSAALLAFVACALPLALGFLVPSLQLLAWSFEVTPTRDLGEFAVLVGRSLGLAGVTAILALLLALFLAYGHRLMPGRLTASINRVAGMGYALPGTVIAVGVIIPFAAFDNALDGFVRERFGLSTGLLLSGTLAALVFAYLVRFLAVSLNTVEAGLGRIRPSMDEASRSMGASAWRTLWRVHIPLIRGSLLTAALLVFVDVLKELPATLVLRPFDFNTLAVRAFELASDERLRDAALPALAIVAAGLIPVILVSRSITRARGHEGTAPSHELVDE; this comes from the coding sequence ATGATCGACAAGCCACTTGCCCGCCATCGGGCAGGTGGCTTTTCTGCGTGGAAAACGGGCATGATCCTGATCACCGCGCTGCTGGCCGTGCCGCTCGCGGTGATCGTCGCGTCCGTGTTCTGGCCCGACAAGTCGACCTGGTCTCACCTGGCCGACACAGTCCTGGCCGATTACGTCATCAACTCGGCCCTGCTCGCCATCGGCGTGGGGCTGGGTACCTTCGTGCTCGGCACCGGCACGGCCTGGTTGCTTTCGGTCTGCGAATTCCCCGGACGCCGGGTGTTCGAATGGGCCCTGCTGCTGCCGCTGGCCATGCCGGCCTACATCATCGCCTACACCTACACCGGTCTTCTCGACGTGGCCGGCCCGGTCCAGTCCGGGCTGAGGGCACTGACCGGCTGGTCGGTGGGCGACTACCCCTTCCCCGAGGTCCGCTCGCTGGGCGGCGCCATCGTCATGCTGACGCTGGTGCTCTACCCCTATGTCTACATGCTCTCGCGGGCGGCCTTTCTCGAGCAGTCGGCCAGCGCGCTGAACGTGGCCCGCTCGCTGGGACTCAACCCCTGGCAGATGTTCCGTCGCGTCGCCCTGCCGCTGGCCCGGCCGTCGATCGTGGCCGGGCTGTCGCTCGCCGTGATGGAAACGCTGGCCGACTACGGCACGGTGCAGTACTTCGGCATCCCGACGCTCACGACCGGCATCTTCCGCACCTGGTTCGGCCTGGACGACACCATCGCCGCCGCGCAGCTCTCCGCCCTGCTGCTGACCTTCGTCTTCACGGTGATCATCATCGAGCGGCTCTCGCGGCGACAGGCGCGCTATCACCACCACGGCAACTGGCAGGCCCGGCCGTCGTTCCAGCTGCGGGGCAGTGCCGCGCTGCTGGCCTTCGTCGCCTGTGCCCTGCCGTTGGCCCTGGGCTTTCTCGTCCCGTCACTGCAACTGCTCGCATGGAGCTTCGAGGTGACCCCGACCCGCGATCTGGGCGAGTTCGCCGTGCTGGTGGGCCGGTCGCTGGGGCTGGCCGGGGTGACCGCCATACTGGCCCTGCTGCTGGCGCTGTTCCTCGCCTACGGGCACCGGCTGATGCCGGGACGCCTGACCGCCTCGATCAACCGGGTCGCCGGGATGGGCTACGCCCTGCCCGGCACCGTAATCGCGGTAGGCGTGATCATTCCCTTCGCGGCGTTCGACAATGCCCTGGACGGCTTTGTGCGCGAACGCTTCGGCCTGTCGACCGGCCTGCTGCTCTCCGGCACGCTCGCCGCCTTGGTGTTTGCCTACTTGGTGCGCTTTCTCGCCGTCAGCCTGAACACGGTCGAGGCGGGTCTGGGACGCATTCGCCCCAGCATGGACGAAGCATCGCGTTCGATGGGAGCAAGCGCCTGGCGAACGTTGTGGCGGGTGCATATCCCGCTGATTCGTGGCAGTCTTCTCACCGCCGCATTGCTGGTGTTCGTCGACGTGCTCAAGGAGCTGCCGGCGACCCTGGTCCTGCGGCCGTTCGATTTCAACACGCTGGCGGTCAGGGCATTCGAGCTGGCCTCCGACGAGCGACTGCGGGATGCCGCGCTGCCCGCGCTGGCCATCGTCGCCGCCGGCCTGATCCCGGTGATCCTGGTCAGTCGCTCGATCACCCGCGCGAGAGGACATGAAGGCACAGCCCCCAGCCACGAACTTGTCGATGAGTAG
- a CDS encoding Fe(3+) ABC transporter substrate-binding protein → MSRFIRFAAMALAASGLTLAGCSDNGDQADNTGAEQATTTLNVYSARKEDLIAPLLDRFTDETGIEVKLLTAKAGALRSRLESEGDNTPADLLITVDAGNLHRAKDAGVLQAIESDTLAERIPANLRDVDNQWFGLSQRARVIFAHKERVEEGAITSYADLADPKFKGRICIRSSNNIYNQSLVASLIAEHGEDWTQEWAEGLVANMARKPQGGDRDQIRAVAAGECDIAVGNTYYYGAMQNGNETDKSAAESVRLIWPNQDGRGAHVNVSGAGMVAASDKTDAVAQLLEFLTTEESQEWYAQVNNEFPVRPGVPASDTLAQWGDFKADDLNLSKLGELNPDAVRLMDRAGWQ, encoded by the coding sequence ATGTCCCGGTTCATTCGATTCGCCGCCATGGCGCTCGCCGCTTCGGGCCTCACGCTGGCCGGCTGCAGTGACAATGGCGACCAGGCCGACAACACCGGCGCCGAGCAGGCCACGACCACGCTGAACGTCTACTCGGCCCGCAAGGAAGACCTGATCGCCCCGCTGCTCGACCGCTTCACCGACGAGACCGGCATCGAGGTCAAGCTGCTGACCGCCAAGGCGGGTGCATTGCGGTCCCGTCTGGAAAGTGAAGGCGACAACACCCCGGCCGACCTGCTGATCACCGTCGATGCCGGCAACCTGCACCGCGCCAAGGATGCCGGCGTGCTGCAGGCAATCGAATCCGACACACTGGCCGAGCGCATCCCGGCCAATCTGCGTGACGTCGACAACCAGTGGTTCGGCCTGTCGCAGCGTGCCCGGGTCATCTTTGCCCACAAGGAGCGCGTCGAGGAAGGCGCCATCACCAGCTACGCCGACCTGGCCGATCCCAAGTTCAAGGGCCGCATCTGCATCCGCTCGTCGAACAACATCTACAACCAGTCGCTGGTTGCCTCCCTGATCGCCGAGCACGGCGAGGACTGGACCCAGGAATGGGCCGAAGGCCTGGTCGCCAACATGGCGCGCAAGCCGCAGGGCGGCGATCGTGACCAGATCCGCGCCGTGGCTGCCGGCGAGTGCGACATCGCCGTGGGGAACACCTACTACTACGGCGCCATGCAAAACGGCAACGAGACCGACAAGTCGGCTGCCGAGTCCGTGCGCCTGATCTGGCCGAACCAGGACGGCCGTGGTGCGCACGTCAACGTCTCCGGTGCCGGCATGGTGGCCGCCAGCGACAAGACCGACGCGGTCGCGCAACTGCTCGAGTTCCTCACCACCGAGGAATCGCAGGAGTGGTACGCCCAGGTGAACAACGAGTTCCCGGTCCGTCCCGGTGTCCCGGCGTCCGACACGCTGGCCCAGTGGGGCGACTTCAAGGCCGACGATCTCAACCTGAGCAAGCTCGGCGAACTCAACCCTGACGCGGTCCGCCTGATGGACCGGGCCGGATGGCAGTAA
- a CDS encoding LysR family transcriptional regulator, producing the protein MDRFNAMATFACVADVGSISGAAERLGIAKSAVSRRLRDLENHLGVELIHRTTRHLALTPSGEHFYHRATRLLADLDEAEESVTREHRELSGVIRLAAPLSFGLLQLQPAINAFMAAHPRVTFDLNLDDHEVDLIADGFDLGVRLASLPDSTLIARKLAPIRSIAAASPDYLARHGTPRHPSELVSHDCLIYSNVPANQVWRYRDTQGRWQPVTGHTRLRVNNGDFLREAAIRGAGIVIEPTFLLHQALAEGRLVPILTDTAWPEIGAYAVYPQTRHLSARVRAFIDFLGQRFAGEPYWDQLTPTGQGYQSKLD; encoded by the coding sequence ATGGACCGCTTCAATGCCATGGCCACCTTCGCCTGCGTGGCGGATGTTGGATCGATCAGCGGCGCCGCGGAACGGCTCGGCATTGCCAAGTCGGCCGTCAGCCGACGCCTGCGCGATCTGGAGAATCACCTCGGGGTCGAGTTGATTCATCGCACCACGCGGCACCTCGCCCTCACGCCCTCCGGCGAGCACTTCTACCACCGGGCGACTCGCCTGCTCGCGGATCTGGACGAGGCCGAGGAATCGGTTACCCGTGAACACCGCGAGCTGTCCGGCGTCATCCGCTTGGCCGCCCCGTTGTCTTTCGGTCTCCTGCAGTTGCAACCAGCAATCAACGCGTTCATGGCTGCCCATCCGCGCGTGACCTTCGACCTCAATCTCGATGACCACGAGGTCGATCTGATCGCCGATGGCTTCGACCTGGGCGTACGACTGGCGAGCCTGCCCGACTCCACTCTGATCGCCCGCAAGCTGGCGCCTATACGCAGCATCGCCGCGGCCAGCCCCGATTACCTGGCACGCCACGGCACGCCGCGACATCCCTCCGAACTGGTGAGCCACGACTGCCTGATCTACAGCAACGTGCCGGCAAACCAGGTATGGCGGTATCGCGACACGCAGGGACGCTGGCAGCCGGTCACGGGGCACACCCGGTTGCGGGTCAACAATGGCGACTTCCTGCGCGAAGCGGCGATCCGAGGTGCCGGCATCGTCATCGAGCCCACCTTCCTGCTGCATCAGGCGCTCGCCGAGGGGCGGCTGGTGCCGATCCTGACGGATACCGCCTGGCCCGAGATCGGCGCCTACGCGGTCTACCCGCAGACACGGCATCTCTCGGCACGGGTACGCGCCTTCATCGACTTCCTCGGCCAGCGGTTTGCGGGCGAGCCTTACTGGGACCAGCTCACACCGACGGGACAAGGATACCAATCGAAGTTGGACTAG
- a CDS encoding cytochrome b, which produces MQWRNTSGGYGSVAIMAHWLVAVLVIGLFVLGWWMVELTYYDPWYRQAPAIHKAVGILLFFLLVGRLAWRWANPRPRLLGRRLEQRIALVVHGLFYLLLFAVMVAGYLISTADGSPIEVFGLFSVPATVSGLPNQEDVAGDIHRWLAWAVMGLTVLHASAALKHHIIDRDLTLVRMLRPIPNDSANNEGDRS; this is translated from the coding sequence ATGCAGTGGCGGAATACCAGCGGCGGATACGGCTCGGTCGCGATCATGGCCCACTGGCTGGTTGCCGTGCTGGTGATCGGGCTGTTCGTCCTGGGATGGTGGATGGTCGAGCTGACCTACTACGACCCGTGGTACCGGCAGGCGCCCGCGATCCACAAGGCGGTGGGCATCCTGCTGTTCTTCCTGCTCGTCGGGCGTCTGGCCTGGCGCTGGGCGAATCCCCGGCCCCGGTTGCTCGGCCGGCGGCTGGAGCAGCGGATTGCCCTGGTGGTTCACGGCCTGTTCTACCTGTTGCTGTTCGCGGTGATGGTTGCCGGGTACCTGATATCGACGGCAGATGGCAGCCCGATCGAAGTGTTCGGCCTGTTCTCCGTGCCGGCCACGGTGAGCGGCCTGCCGAACCAGGAGGACGTCGCCGGTGACATCCATCGCTGGCTGGCCTGGGCTGTTATGGGGCTGACCGTGCTCCACGCCTCCGCCGCGCTGAAGCACCACATCATCGACCGTGACCTGACGCTCGTGCGCATGCTGCGCCCGATACCGAACGATTCCGCAAACAACGAGGGAGATCGATCATGA
- a CDS encoding YceI family protein, protein MKKLTAAVLAAAIVAPATMLPTQAQAAEYVIDTEGQHAFIEWRIQHLGFSWLYGRFNDFEGHFEYEDGQIEDASVEVSIDMASLDSNHAERDKHLREKDFFYVKEFPQATFKSTEIRSTGEDSFVIIGDLTMRGVTKEIEIEAEKIGEGEDPWGGYRAGFHGTTTLTLKDFGIDYDLGPAATEAELSLSVEGVRQ, encoded by the coding sequence ATGAAGAAACTGACTGCTGCCGTGCTTGCCGCTGCGATCGTCGCGCCGGCCACTATGCTGCCGACGCAGGCGCAGGCCGCCGAGTACGTCATCGATACCGAGGGGCAGCACGCTTTTATCGAGTGGCGCATCCAGCACTTGGGCTTTTCCTGGCTGTACGGCCGATTCAATGATTTCGAGGGCCACTTCGAGTATGAGGATGGCCAGATCGAGGACGCCAGCGTCGAGGTCAGCATCGACATGGCCAGCCTGGATTCGAACCACGCCGAACGTGACAAGCACCTGCGCGAGAAGGACTTCTTCTACGTGAAGGAATTTCCGCAAGCCACGTTCAAGAGCACCGAGATTCGGTCCACCGGCGAGGACAGCTTTGTCATCATCGGCGATCTGACGATGCGCGGCGTGACCAAGGAGATCGAGATCGAGGCCGAGAAGATCGGCGAGGGCGAGGATCCCTGGGGCGGCTACCGCGCCGGCTTCCACGGCACCACCACGCTGACGCTCAAGGACTTCGGCATCGACTACGACCTCGGGCCGGCCGCCACCGAGGCCGAACTGAGCCTGTCGGTCGAGGGTGTTCGACAGTAG
- the hemP gene encoding hemin uptake protein HemP, translating to MSDKTAAPIPRLTEIPRVSSQALLGDHGQLWIDHQGQRYLLKTTASNKLILTK from the coding sequence ATGTCCGACAAGACCGCCGCCCCCATTCCTCGACTGACAGAGATCCCCCGGGTTTCCAGCCAGGCATTGCTGGGGGATCACGGTCAGTTGTGGATCGACCACCAGGGCCAGCGCTATCTGCTCAAGACAACCGCCAGCAACAAGCTGATCCTGACCAAGTGA
- a CDS encoding calcium/sodium antiporter encodes MLMASIAVLIGLALLVWSADRFVEGAAATAKHLGMSPLLIGMVIMGFGTSAPELVVSVMSSLDGSPGIALGNAYGSNIANIALILGLTAVIAPIAVHSQVIRRELPILLGVTAIAALQVYDGEITRIEAIILLVLLVVLLGWNIYQGRRGQVDALGGEVEQELVAHPMPLKKALIWVAIGLALLVVSSRLLVWGAVDIAQFFGVSDLVIGLTVVAIGTSLPELASSIAAIRKNEHDMALGNVIGSNLFNTLAVVGLAGVIHPMAAEPEVFTRDMLVMGVLTLALFFFAYGFRGPGRLNRIEGALLLAAFVGYTAYLLSTTFAG; translated from the coding sequence ATGTTGATGGCGTCCATCGCGGTATTGATCGGTCTCGCGCTGCTGGTCTGGAGCGCCGACCGGTTTGTCGAGGGGGCGGCCGCCACGGCGAAGCATCTGGGCATGTCGCCGCTGCTGATCGGCATGGTGATCATGGGGTTCGGCACCTCGGCGCCCGAGTTGGTGGTGTCGGTCATGTCGTCGCTGGACGGCAGTCCGGGCATTGCCTTGGGGAACGCCTACGGTTCGAACATCGCCAACATCGCGCTGATACTCGGCCTGACCGCCGTGATCGCGCCGATTGCCGTGCACTCCCAGGTAATCCGCCGCGAGCTGCCCATTCTGCTCGGAGTGACCGCCATCGCTGCGCTGCAGGTGTACGACGGCGAGATCACGCGCATCGAGGCGATCATTCTGCTGGTGCTTCTGGTGGTCCTGCTGGGCTGGAACATCTACCAGGGGCGGCGCGGCCAGGTCGATGCCCTCGGTGGCGAGGTCGAGCAGGAGTTGGTCGCCCACCCGATGCCGCTGAAAAAGGCCCTGATCTGGGTGGCGATCGGGCTTGCCCTGCTGGTGGTCAGTTCGCGCCTGCTGGTCTGGGGAGCGGTCGATATCGCCCAGTTCTTCGGTGTCAGCGATCTCGTCATCGGCCTGACGGTGGTGGCCATCGGCACCTCGCTTCCCGAACTCGCCTCGTCGATCGCGGCGATCCGCAAGAACGAGCACGACATGGCGCTGGGCAACGTGATCGGCTCGAACCTGTTCAACACGCTGGCGGTGGTCGGCCTCGCCGGGGTCATCCACCCGATGGCCGCCGAGCCGGAGGTGTTCACCCGCGACATGCTGGTGATGGGGGTGCTGACGCTGGCGCTGTTCTTCTTCGCCTACGGTTTTCGCGGGCCCGGCCGGCTCAACCGCATCGAAGGGGCGCTCTTGCTGGCGGCATTCGTCGGCTACACCGCCTACCTGTTGAGCACCACGTTCGCCGGTTGA
- a CDS encoding class I SAM-dependent methyltransferase produces MSTCPLCGTGLTPFARVADGPKREGRQLDFLDCPTCRLVVRDPTVWPSPEAEAEYYRLHENRADDPGYRRFLAPAFRHLAEMLAPGVRALDFGCGPDSALIAMACEQDVEMVGWDPQFHPDTRVLDHGPFDVIACTETVEHLHQPAAVFDRLEWLLRPGGRLIVQTGFVPERAAFDDWHYRRDPTHVILFRAETFRWLAADRGWRLVALDAPVAVFEMPGAT; encoded by the coding sequence GTGAGTACCTGCCCCCTGTGCGGCACGGGCCTGACGCCCTTCGCGAGGGTTGCCGACGGGCCGAAGCGGGAGGGTCGTCAGCTCGATTTCCTCGACTGCCCGACATGTCGACTGGTGGTGCGGGACCCGACTGTCTGGCCATCACCCGAGGCGGAGGCCGAGTACTACCGCCTGCACGAGAATCGCGCCGACGACCCCGGCTACCGCCGCTTTCTCGCCCCGGCCTTCAGGCACCTCGCCGAGATGCTGGCACCGGGCGTGCGCGCGTTGGACTTCGGTTGCGGCCCCGACTCGGCCTTGATCGCCATGGCCTGCGAGCAGGACGTGGAGATGGTCGGCTGGGATCCGCAATTCCATCCCGATACGCGGGTACTTGATCACGGACCGTTCGACGTGATCGCCTGCACCGAGACGGTCGAGCACCTGCACCAGCCGGCCGCGGTGTTCGACCGGCTCGAATGGCTGCTGCGTCCGGGCGGGCGGCTGATCGTCCAGACCGGCTTCGTCCCCGAGCGGGCCGCCTTCGATGACTGGCACTACCGCCGCGATCCCACCCACGTGATCCTGTTCCGCGCCGAGACCTTTCGCTGGCTGGCCGCCGATCGCGGCTGGCGACTGGTGGCGCTTGATGCGCCCGTGGCGGTGTTCGAGATGCCGGGCGCGACTTGA
- a CDS encoding zinc-binding alcohol dehydrogenase family protein, which translates to MKAIGFERHLPVDHPEAFRAFDLPVPEPGTFDLRVAVEAVSVNPVDTKVRAPRHADPDHPDNRAHPAPRVLGFDALGVVDAVGASVTRFQPGDVVYYAGDIGRPGSNAEFQLVDEAIVGHAPRGVDSADAAALPLTALTAWETLFDRLGLSPDGEDAGTPVLLINGAGGVGSMAIQLARDAGLKVIATASRPESRQWCLDLGAVEVVDHFGDLPAQLAERGIREIPAIACFNDLDRHYTAMAELVAPQGRLASIVGNKSPLPFQELRDKSVGFFWEYMFTRPRFDTPDKGRQGEILDTVAAMVEEGRVLTTRHEVLGTINAENLRAAHRALEGGHVIGKIVLAGFDD; encoded by the coding sequence ATGAAAGCCATCGGATTCGAACGTCACCTGCCTGTCGACCATCCCGAGGCCTTTCGTGCCTTCGATCTGCCGGTGCCCGAGCCGGGGACCTTCGACCTGCGGGTGGCGGTGGAGGCGGTTTCCGTCAATCCGGTCGATACCAAGGTGCGCGCCCCCCGTCACGCCGATCCGGATCACCCCGACAACCGGGCCCACCCGGCGCCGCGGGTGCTCGGGTTCGATGCCCTCGGCGTGGTCGACGCAGTCGGCGCTTCGGTGACCCGCTTCCAGCCGGGTGACGTGGTGTATTACGCCGGCGATATCGGTCGCCCGGGCAGCAACGCGGAATTCCAGCTGGTCGACGAGGCGATCGTCGGCCATGCGCCGCGCGGTGTCGATTCCGCCGACGCCGCGGCCCTGCCGCTGACCGCCCTGACGGCCTGGGAGACCCTGTTCGACCGCCTCGGCCTGTCGCCCGACGGCGAGGATGCCGGCACGCCGGTGCTCCTTATCAACGGTGCCGGCGGGGTCGGTTCGATGGCGATCCAGCTCGCGCGCGATGCCGGCCTGAAGGTGATCGCCACCGCCTCACGACCGGAATCACGACAGTGGTGTCTCGATCTGGGGGCTGTCGAGGTGGTCGACCATTTCGGTGACCTGCCGGCCCAGCTGGCCGAGCGCGGCATCAGGGAGATCCCGGCGATCGCCTGCTTCAACGATCTCGACCGTCACTACACGGCGATGGCCGAGCTGGTCGCGCCGCAGGGGCGGCTGGCCAGCATCGTCGGCAACAAGTCGCCGCTGCCGTTCCAGGAGCTGCGCGACAAGAGCGTCGGGTTCTTCTGGGAGTACATGTTCACCCGGCCGCGCTTCGATACCCCCGACAAGGGACGGCAGGGCGAGATCCTCGATACCGTCGCGGCCATGGTCGAGGAGGGGCGCGTGCTGACTACCCGCCATGAGGTGCTGGGTACGATCAATGCGGAAAACCTGCGTGCCGCCCATCGCGCCCTGGAAGGTGGGCACGTGATCGGCAAGATCGTCCTGGCGGGCTTCGACGACTAG
- a CDS encoding glycerate kinase, with amino-acid sequence MSDELPVVLCPDSFKGSLDAAAVANAMARGVHAACPKAQVRALPMADGGEGTADLITHTLGWEWHLSSVHGPSGDHVTAGWGFDARNRRAVIDVASACGLDLLPADRRDPWQLDSRGVGELMGIAIEAGAEQLLIGLGGSGTVDGGAGMLAALGARFLDADGRDLPPTPAGLTSLARVDASGLDPRLENIEIVVLSDVDNPLTGPHGASAVFGPQKGLAETDIAAMDAHLGRLAEAIDSAGGLHCPAHTPGAGAAGGLGFALGCVLGGKARMGAAYLADLIELDAAIASSQLVITGEGQIDGQTSRGKVVAEVVGRARRLDVPVVAVAGNIACSEAELTDFGLADARALCDGSITLEQALAEPARWITARTQALVEDHLAQHD; translated from the coding sequence TTGTCTGACGAGTTGCCGGTCGTCCTCTGCCCGGACAGCTTCAAGGGCAGCCTGGATGCCGCCGCCGTGGCCAACGCCATGGCGCGCGGCGTTCATGCCGCCTGCCCAAAGGCGCAGGTCCGTGCCCTGCCGATGGCCGACGGCGGGGAGGGCACCGCGGATCTGATCACGCACACGCTCGGCTGGGAGTGGCACCTGTCGAGCGTCCACGGCCCGAGCGGTGATCACGTCACCGCCGGCTGGGGCTTCGATGCCCGCAACCGGCGAGCGGTAATCGACGTCGCCTCGGCCTGCGGGCTTGACCTGCTGCCGGCGGACCGGCGCGATCCCTGGCAGCTGGACAGTCGCGGCGTGGGCGAGTTGATGGGTATCGCCATCGAGGCAGGCGCGGAGCAACTGCTGATCGGTCTGGGTGGCAGTGGCACCGTCGACGGCGGCGCGGGCATGCTCGCCGCGCTGGGCGCACGCTTTCTCGATGCCGACGGCCGCGATCTGCCGCCGACACCGGCGGGGCTCACCTCGCTGGCTCGGGTAGACGCCAGCGGACTCGACCCGCGACTGGAGAACATCGAGATCGTGGTGCTCAGCGATGTCGACAACCCACTGACCGGCCCGCACGGCGCCAGCGCCGTGTTCGGTCCGCAGAAAGGGCTGGCCGAGACCGACATCGCCGCCATGGATGCGCATCTTGGCCGACTGGCGGAGGCAATCGACAGCGCGGGCGGGCTGCACTGCCCGGCCCATACGCCGGGGGCAGGTGCCGCCGGGGGCCTGGGATTCGCGCTGGGCTGCGTCCTTGGCGGCAAGGCCCGCATGGGTGCGGCCTACCTTGCCGATCTGATCGAGCTGGACGCGGCGATCGCCTCCTCGCAGCTGGTGATTACCGGCGAGGGGCAGATCGACGGCCAGACCTCGCGCGGCAAGGTGGTGGCCGAGGTGGTCGGCCGAGCACGGCGGCTGGACGTGCCGGTGGTGGCTGTCGCCGGCAACATAGCCTGCAGCGAGGCGGAGCTGACCGACTTCGGTCTTGCCGATGCCCGCGCCCTGTGCGACGGCTCGATCACGCTGGAGCAGGCCCTGGCCGAACCGGCACGCTGGATCACTGCCCGTACGCAGGCGCTGGTCGAGGACCACCTCGCGCAGCACGACTGA